A genomic stretch from Mesoplodon densirostris isolate mMesDen1 chromosome 3, mMesDen1 primary haplotype, whole genome shotgun sequence includes:
- the CD70 gene encoding LOW QUALITY PROTEIN: CD70 antigen (The sequence of the model RefSeq protein was modified relative to this genomic sequence to represent the inferred CDS: deleted 4 bases in 2 codons), translating to MFNEDLLNEYQEGECGKSNRKIEGHPGPPSLQTGDRQKLEGNSLHCRTESGPSLCWTSPGWGMVGPWQVQAGRGPRSCMRAEVPSLFLCPLHTLHPATQLMKCLQRIMMAEESSGCQVPQRPWVSIWWVALLLFLLGMVTGCLICSVRLTRKQQLDSTGWDLAELQLNHTGSRQDPRLRWQGSPALGRSFVHGPELDNGQLRIQRDGIYRLHIQVTLANCSSSTWTAKPHSTTLTVAICFPTAHSISLLRLNFHHSCSVASQRLTFLAHGDILCTNLTLPLLPSRNADETFFGIQWVCP from the exons ATGTTCAATGaagatttgttgaatgagtacCAGGAAGGTGAGTGTGGAAAGTCAAATAGAAAAATTGAGGGACACCCTGGCCCACCTAGTCTGCAGACTGGGGACCGGCAGAAGCTGGAGGGGAATTCCCTGCACTGTAGAACTGAGTCTGGTCCCTCCCTTTGCTGGACATCCCCAGGGTGGGGCATGGTTGGTCCCTGGCAGGTTCAGGCAGGC AGAGGGCCCCGTAGCTGCATGAGAGCTGAggttccttccctcttcctg TGCCCTCTACACACGCTCCACCCTGCCACACAGCTGATGAAGTGCTTGCAGAGGATCATGATGGCAGAGGAGTCCTCGGGCTGCCAAGTGCCCCAGCGGCCCTGGGTGTCCATCTGGTGGGTGGCTTTGTTGCTGTTTCTCCTTGGCATGGTGACAGGCTGCCTCATCTGCAGTGTGCGCCTCACCCGAAAGCAGCAGCTGGATTCAACTGGG tggGACTTAGCGGAGCTGCAGCTGAATCACACAG GATCGCGGCAGGACCCCAGGCTGCGCtggcagggaagcccagccctgggCCGCTCCTTCGTGCATGGGCCAGAGCTGGACAACGGGCAGCTGCGTATCCAACGTGATGGCATTTATAGGCTGCACATCCAGGTGACCTTAGCCAACTGCTCTTCCTCCACATGGACCGCCAAGCCCCATAGCACCACCCTGACCGTGGCCATCTGCTTCCCCACAGCCCACAGCATCAGCCTGCTACGCCTCAACTTTCACCACAGTTGCTCAGTCGCCTCCCAGCGCCTTACGTTCTTAGCCCACGGGGACATTCTCTGCACCAACCTTACTCTGCCTCTGCTGCCCTCCAGAAACGCTGATGAGACATTTTTTGGGATTCAGTGGGTGTGCCCTTGA